The following are encoded in a window of Sminthopsis crassicaudata isolate SCR6 chromosome 3, ASM4859323v1, whole genome shotgun sequence genomic DNA:
- the LOC141559682 gene encoding E3 ubiquitin-protein ligase TRIM11-like, with product MRQNQTFPILQAELKAGNCEAEAKILGEAEQKMASCPSLTPSVQEALTCPICRECFTNPVSFECGHTLCQSCLLRSCQEKSPLLLCTECRRINRLRAFQANGSLGLKAAAAPKQRARCLQGPVAHGKCEVHQEVRKRLCGEHRRPICVACTQCQGPEAPILTGIYRAAEDFRRKLPETMKELCRQREKIAQMLQKEKALLDKLQEEAEFHKKHIMYAFQKTLEFLEEEEQECLSKVEKQGRAQVEAQESRITALVKQSEEFRKRITELEEKCMKPDLDLLRNVRETVKRNESVLHEEPQNFCLKNIVCPIPAIIEAISRFRVDITLDPNTAGPGLMVSEDLKSVCRGAMQGQSLNPSGVLGGLLLVLATQSFISQRCYWEVQVPGHTSWCLGVCKISPWLESFFTLMAIHKENGHYLYAISKSQLQQRIQLRYLRPSESAFKVGIFLDYHGGDISFYHVNERSLIHTFPTISFSGPLKPLFSLATQGLVNDCSLTICP from the coding sequence ATGAGACAGAATCAGACATTCCCTATCCTGCAAGCCGAGCTCAAAGCTGGGAACTGTGAGGCTGAAGCAAAGATCCTGGGAGAAGCAGAGCAGAAAATGGCCTCTTGCCCAAGCTTGACTCCTTCTGTCCAGGAGGCACTCACCTGCCCCATCTGCAGGGAGTGCTTCACAAACCCTGTGTCATTTGAGTGTGGCCACACTTTGTGTCAAAGTTGCCTCCTCAGGAGCTGTCAGGAGAAGTCTCCCCTTCTCTTGTGCACAGAGTGCAGGAGGATCAACAGGCTGAGGGCTTTCCAAGCCAATGGCAGTCTTGGGCTGAAGGCTGCTGCTGCCCCAAAGCAGAGAGCCCGTTGCTTGCAGGGCCCTGTAGCACATGGCAAGTGTGAGGTCCATCAGGAAGTCCGGAAGCGGTTGTGTGGGGAACATCGCCGCCCCATCTGTGTGGCCTGCACTCAGTGCCAGGGGCCTGAGGCTCCCATCCTCACTGGGATTTACAGGGCTGCAGAGGACTTCAGGAGGAAACTTCCAGAGACTATGAAAGAATTGTGCAGGCAAAGGGAGAAAATTGCACAAATGCTGCAGAAGGAGAAGGCCTTGTTGGACAAGTTGCAAGAGGAGGCAGAGTTTCACAAGAAGCATATTATGTATGCATTCCAGAAAACATTAGAGTtcctggaggaggaggagcaggagtgCCTGTCAAAGGTGGAAAAGCAGGGCAGGGCCCAGGTGGAAGCCCAGGAGAGCAGAATTACAGCACTAGTCAAACAGAGTGAAGAATTCAGGAAGAGAATCACAGAGTTGGAGGAGAAGTGCATGAAACCTGACCTGGATTTGCTGAGGAATGTGAGAGAAACAGTCAAAAGGAATGAATCTGTGCTTCATGAGGAACCACAAAACTTCTGCCTCAAGAACATTGTGTGTCCCATCCCTGCAATCATAGAAGCAATTTCCCGTTTCAGAGTGGACATCACTCTGGATCCTAACACGGCTGGCCCGGGTCTCATGGTATCTGAAGATCTGAAGAGTGTGTGCAGAGGGGCAATGCAAGGGCAGAGCCTCAACCCTAGTGGGGTGTTGGGAGGTTTGCTTCTGGTTCTTGCTACTCAGTCCTTCATTTCACAGAGATGTTATTGGGAGGTGCAGGTGCCTGGCCACACTTCCTGGTGCCTTGGTGTTTGTAAAATATCACCTTGGCTGGAAAGCTTCTTTACACTTATGGCTATTCATAAAGAAAATGGCCACTATCTTTATGCCATATCCAAGTCCCAGCTGCAACAAAGAATTCAGTTGAGATACCTCCGCCCCAGTGAGTCGGCCTTCAaagttggaattttcttggacTACCATGGTGGAGACATATCGTTTTATCATGTGAATGAAAGGTCTCTTATTCATACATTCcccaccatttccttctcaggaCCTCTTAAGCCCTTGTTCTCTCTTGCAACACAAGGGCTGGTAAATGATTGCTCTCTAACAATCTGCCCCTGA
- the LOC141562973 gene encoding E3 ubiquitin-protein ligase TRIM11-like — protein sequence MRQTQTFPILQAELKAGNCEAEAKILGEAEQKMASCPSLTPFVQEALICPICRECFTNPVSFECGHTFCQSCLLRSCQENSPLLLCTECRRINRLRAFQANGSLGLKAAAAPKQRARCLQGPVAHGKCEVHQEVRKRLCGEHRRPICVACSQCQGPEAPILTGIYRAAEDFRRKLPETVKELCRQREKIAQMLQKEKALLEKLQEEAEFHKKHIMYAFQKTLEFLEEEEQECLSKVEKQGRAQVEAQESRITALVKQSEEFRKRITELEEKCMKPDLDLLRNVRETVKRNESVLHEEPQNFFLKSIVCPIPAIIEAISRFRVDITLDPNTAGPGLMVSEDLKSVCRGAMQGQSLNPSGELGGLLLVLATQSFISQRCYWEVQVPGHTSWCLGVCKISPWLESFFTLMAIHKENGHYLYAISKSQLQQSIQLRYLRPSEAAFKVGIFLDYHGGDISFYHVNERSLIYTFPTISFSGPLKPLFSLATQGLVNDCSLTICP from the coding sequence ATGAGACAGACTCAGACATTCCCTATCCTGCAAGCAGAGCTCAAAGCTGGGAACTGTGAGGCTGAAGCAAAGATCCTGGGAGAAGCAGAGCAGAAAATGGCCTCTTGCCCAAGCTTGACTCCTTTTGTCCAGGAGGCACTCATCTGCCCCATCTGCAGGGAGTGCTTCACAAACCCAGTGTCATTTGAGTGTGGCCACACTTTTTGTCAAAGTTGCCTCCTCAGGAGCTGTCAGGAGAACTCTCCCCTTCTCTTGTGCACAGAGTGCAGGAGGATCAACAGGCTGAGGGCTTTCCAAGCCAATGGCAGTCTTGGGCTGAAGGCTGCTGCTGCCCCAAAGCAGAGAGCCCGTTGCTTGCAGGGCCCTGTAGCACATGGCAAGTGTGAGGTCCATCAGGAAGTCCGGAAGCGGTTGTGTGGGGAACATCGCCGCCCCATCTGTGTGGCCTGCTCTCAGTGCCAGGGGCCTGAGGCTCCCATCCTCACTGGGATTTACAGGGCTGCAGAGGACTTCAGGAGGAAACTCCCAGAGACTGTGAAAGAATTGTGCAGGCAAAGGGAGAAAATTGCACAAATGCTGCAGAAGGAGAAGGCCTTGTTGGAAAAGCTGCAAGAGGAGGCAGAGTTTCACAAGAAGCATATTATGTATGCATTCCAGAAAACATTAGAGTtcctggaggaggaggagcaggagtgCCTGTCAAAGGTGGAAAAGCAGGGCAGGGCCCAGGTGGAAGCCCAGGAGAGCAGAATTACAGCACTAGTCAAACAGAGTGAAGAATTCAGGAAGAGAATCACAGAGTTGGAGGAGAAGTGCATGAAACCTGACCTGGATTTGCTGAGGAATGTGAGAGAAACAGTCAAAAGGAATGAATCTGTGCTTCATGAGGAACCACAGAACTTTTTCCTCAAGAGCATTGTGTGTCCCATCCCTGCAATCATAGAAGCAATTTCCCGTTTCAGAGTGGACATCACTCTGGATCCTAACACGGCTGGCCCGGGTCTCATGGTATCTGAAGATCTGAAGAGTGTGTGCAGAGGGGCAATGCAAGGGCAGAGCCTCAACCCTAGTGGGGAGTTGGGAGGTTTGCTTCTGGTTCTTGCTACTCAGTCCTTCATTTCACAGAGATGTTATTGGGAGGTGCAGGTGCCTGGCCACACTTCCTGGTGCCTTGGTGTTTGTAAAATATCACCTTGGCTGGAAAGCTTCTTTACACTTATGGCTATTCATAAAGAAAATGGCCACTATCTTTATGCCATATCCAAGTCCCAGCTGCAACAAAGCATTCAGTTGAGATACCTCCGCCCCAGTGAGGCGGCCTTCAAAGTAGGAATTTTCTTGGACTACCATGGTGGAGACATATCGTTTTATCATGTGAATGAAAGGTCTCTTATTTATACATTCcccaccatttccttctcaggaCCTCTCAAGCCCTTGTTCTCTCTTGCAACACAAGGGCTGGTCAATGATTGCTCTCTAACAATCTGCCCCTGA